A genomic segment from uncultured Alistipes sp. encodes:
- a CDS encoding YitT family protein: MKHAITPNSVWKIVKEYFLMFFGMMMYSFGWIGCVLPANGMGGGAAGLSLVLCTALENLGMHVQIGTMVFFINAVLLLVAGFIVGWNFGVKTIFCVLVISVGMNFWQGVLPEGNFLGVDNLLSIVMGGILAGTGIALCFTQGGSTGGTDIVAMIINKYRTISYGKILIYSDFVIIASSLLVGKGISAVIYGYVLTAVVGYTVDMIMAGNQQSSQVLIVTHDYEKMADAIAQNIHRGVTLIDSQGWYSKERSKIVMVVCRKRETAMILKFVKTIDPDAFMTVGSVMGVYGKGFQAINKG, translated from the coding sequence ATGAAACACGCTATTACTCCGAATTCCGTGTGGAAGATCGTCAAGGAGTATTTCCTGATGTTCTTCGGCATGATGATGTACTCGTTCGGGTGGATCGGCTGCGTGTTGCCGGCCAACGGTATGGGCGGCGGAGCAGCGGGTCTTTCGCTGGTGCTGTGCACGGCGCTGGAAAACCTCGGGATGCACGTGCAGATCGGTACGATGGTTTTCTTCATCAATGCCGTGCTGCTGCTCGTTGCGGGGTTCATCGTGGGGTGGAACTTCGGGGTCAAGACGATCTTTTGCGTGCTGGTGATCTCCGTGGGGATGAACTTCTGGCAGGGTGTGCTTCCGGAAGGGAACTTCCTCGGCGTGGACAACCTGCTTTCGATCGTCATGGGCGGTATCCTGGCCGGAACGGGTATTGCGTTGTGCTTCACGCAGGGCGGCTCGACGGGCGGTACGGATATCGTGGCGATGATCATCAACAAGTACCGGACGATCAGCTACGGCAAGATCCTGATCTATTCGGATTTCGTGATCATCGCCTCGTCGCTGCTCGTGGGCAAGGGCATCAGTGCGGTGATCTACGGTTACGTGCTGACGGCCGTGGTGGGCTACACGGTGGACATGATCATGGCGGGGAACCAGCAGTCGAGCCAGGTGCTGATCGTGACACACGACTACGAGAAGATGGCGGACGCCATTGCGCAGAACATCCATCGGGGTGTGACGCTCATCGACTCGCAGGGGTGGTACTCGAAGGAGCGGTCGAAGATCGTGATGGTGGTTTGCCGGAAGCGTGAGACGGCGATGATCCTGAAATTCGTCAAGACGATCGACCCGGATGCCTTCATGACGGTGGGTTCGGTGATGGGCGTCTACGGCAAGGGTTTCCAGGCGATCAACAAGGGCTGA
- the dtd gene encoding D-aminoacyl-tRNA deacylase, whose protein sequence is MRLLVQRVKEASVTIGGVLRSRIGKGLLVLVGVGHDDGEEDLEYLAGKLVRLRIFDDEQGVMNLDVVQTGGEVLVVSQFTLMASTRKGNRPSYVKAAPEAVSRPLYERFAARVGELTGRPVATGEFGADMQVALINDGPVTIWIDSKNKE, encoded by the coding sequence ATGCGACTGCTTGTACAACGGGTGAAAGAGGCTTCGGTAACGATCGGCGGCGTGCTCCGTTCGCGGATCGGGAAGGGATTGCTGGTGCTGGTCGGCGTGGGTCACGACGACGGCGAGGAGGACCTGGAATACCTGGCGGGGAAACTCGTCCGGCTGCGGATCTTCGACGACGAACAGGGGGTGATGAATCTCGACGTCGTGCAGACCGGGGGCGAGGTGCTGGTCGTGAGCCAGTTCACGCTGATGGCCTCGACGCGCAAGGGGAACCGCCCGAGCTATGTCAAAGCGGCTCCGGAGGCTGTTTCGCGACCGTTGTACGAACGGTTTGCGGCGCGGGTCGGGGAATTGACGGGGCGTCCCGTGGCGACGGGCGAATTCGGCGCCGACATGCAGGTAGCCTTGATTAACGACGGTCCGGTGACGATCTGGATCGATTCCAAAAACAAAGAGTGA
- the dnaB gene encoding replicative DNA helicase, with translation MAKEYDNTGPRGRSYARNREAYDALTEGAGNVPPQAVELEEAVLGALMLEKDSIIAVQEFVTPEAFYTEEHRLIYKAIEELSMELKPIDLYTVTERLKTKKELKKVGGASYLAQLTQKVGSAANVEFHAKIIAQKYVQRELIRSATEIQKRSYDESIDVTDLIGFAEGEIFKVAEGHVKRSVQSSKEILARALMQIEEASKNSSTYSGVPSGFTALDRVTLGWQLSDLIIVAARPSMGKTAFVLSMARNMAVNYEQGVAFFSLEMSAVQLMMRLIIAETGLSGNDVKSGRLTPEQWRHLESATKPLGAAPLYIDDTPALSVFEFRSKARRLKIHNDIKIIIIDYLQLMTGNQDTKGNREQEVAFISRTLKAIAKELNVPVIALSQLSRATEMRGGSKRPQLSDLRESGAIEQDADIVAFIHRPEYYGINQDENGMPTAGMAEIILAKHRNGAVCDVPLRFLKEQARFTDLEDSMLPPSDAAESQQAYDDYASGSNNLPGGFGGGSALNGAVGGEFDLNHSAHLDEEPPF, from the coding sequence ATGGCAAAGGAATATGACAATACGGGTCCGCGGGGCAGGTCCTACGCGCGCAACCGCGAGGCCTACGACGCTTTGACGGAGGGTGCTGGAAACGTCCCGCCGCAGGCTGTCGAGTTGGAGGAGGCGGTGCTCGGCGCACTGATGCTGGAGAAGGACAGCATCATCGCGGTGCAGGAGTTCGTCACCCCGGAGGCGTTCTACACCGAGGAGCACCGCCTGATCTACAAGGCGATCGAGGAGTTGTCGATGGAGCTGAAGCCCATCGACCTCTATACCGTGACCGAGCGCCTGAAAACGAAAAAGGAGTTGAAGAAGGTGGGCGGGGCTTCGTACCTGGCGCAGCTGACCCAGAAGGTGGGCTCGGCGGCGAACGTGGAGTTCCATGCGAAGATCATCGCGCAGAAATACGTCCAGCGGGAGCTGATCCGTTCGGCGACGGAGATCCAGAAACGCTCGTACGACGAGTCGATCGACGTGACGGACCTGATCGGTTTTGCCGAGGGTGAGATCTTCAAGGTGGCCGAAGGCCATGTGAAGCGTTCGGTGCAGTCGTCGAAGGAGATCCTGGCGCGCGCACTGATGCAGATCGAGGAGGCGTCGAAGAACTCCAGCACGTACAGCGGGGTGCCGTCGGGCTTCACGGCGCTGGACCGGGTGACGCTGGGTTGGCAGTTGTCGGACCTGATCATCGTGGCGGCGCGTCCTTCGATGGGTAAGACGGCCTTCGTGCTCTCGATGGCGCGGAACATGGCGGTCAACTATGAGCAGGGGGTTGCGTTTTTCTCGCTCGAAATGTCGGCCGTGCAGCTGATGATGCGACTGATCATCGCCGAGACGGGCCTTTCGGGCAACGACGTGAAGTCGGGTCGTCTGACTCCCGAGCAGTGGCGCCACCTGGAGTCGGCGACCAAACCGCTGGGCGCGGCACCGCTCTACATCGACGATACGCCGGCGCTTTCGGTCTTCGAATTCCGTTCGAAGGCGCGGCGTCTGAAGATCCACAACGACATCAAGATCATCATCATCGACTACCTGCAGCTGATGACCGGCAATCAGGATACGAAGGGCAACCGTGAACAGGAGGTGGCCTTCATCTCGCGGACCTTGAAGGCGATTGCCAAGGAGCTGAACGTTCCGGTGATTGCGCTTTCGCAGTTGAGCCGTGCGACGGAGATGCGCGGCGGATCGAAGCGTCCGCAGCTGTCGGACCTCCGCGAGTCTGGCGCCATCGAGCAGGACGCCGACATCGTGGCGTTCATCCACCGCCCGGAGTATTACGGCATCAATCAGGACGAGAACGGAATGCCGACGGCGGGTATGGCCGAGATTATCCTGGCGAAGCACCGCAACGGTGCGGTGTGCGACGTGCCCCTTCGCTTCCTGAAGGAGCAGGCGCGCTTTACGGACCTGGAGGATTCGATGCTTCCGCCGTCGGACGCCGCGGAGAGTCAGCAGGCCTATGACGACTATGCGAGCGGTTCGAACAACCTTCCGGGCGGCTTTGGGGGCGGCAGTGCCCTGAACGGCGCCGTGGGCGGGGAGTTCGATCTGAATCACTCGGCGCATCTCGACGAGGAGCCGCCGTTCTGA
- a CDS encoding cytidine deaminase, producing the protein MKKQFRFDYEYYAALSELPEADRLLVAEAGQATARAQAPYSKFRVGAAARLRSGRILHGSNIESEVFPAGLCAERTLLFHAAANHADDPIESLAIASEPSERECYPCGQCRQVLVDTERRQGSPIRIIMSGGDTASVVDTAEKLLPFTFIL; encoded by the coding sequence ATGAAAAAGCAGTTCCGTTTCGATTACGAATACTATGCGGCGCTGTCGGAACTTCCCGAAGCGGACCGCCTGTTGGTCGCCGAGGCCGGGCAGGCCACGGCGCGGGCTCAGGCCCCCTATTCGAAATTCCGGGTAGGGGCTGCGGCGCGGCTGCGCAGCGGCCGCATCCTCCACGGCAGCAACATCGAGAGCGAGGTCTTCCCGGCGGGGCTTTGCGCCGAACGGACGCTGCTCTTCCATGCCGCGGCCAATCATGCCGACGACCCGATCGAATCGCTGGCCATTGCTTCGGAGCCTTCGGAGCGCGAATGCTACCCCTGCGGGCAGTGCCGCCAGGTGCTGGTGGACACGGAACGCCGTCAGGGGAGCCCGATCCGCATCATCATGAGCGGCGGCGATACGGCCTCGGTTGTCGACACGGCGGAAAAACTCCTGCCCTTTACCTTTATTCTGTAA
- a CDS encoding phosphoribosyltransferase family protein, with protein MSILSELLRDVSSLFFPARCAVCGEPLAAGERMLCTYCRATAPLTGYWREADNPVVRKCWGMVPVVQASGFLFFVHGSGWRQLIHGFKYRGSWRTAREMGEWYGRYLSESGLYADVECVVPLPLHPFKRCRRGYNQSEYIAEGIAAQLGVPVERRSVYRRRNTASQARKSHRERAGNVEGAFAVRHPERLAGRHLLLVDDVMTTGATLLSCADEILRSVPDCRISLAALAVSQRELGVKH; from the coding sequence ATGTCGATCCTCAGTGAATTGTTGCGCGACGTGTCGTCGCTGTTTTTTCCGGCGCGCTGTGCGGTGTGCGGGGAGCCGCTGGCGGCGGGCGAGCGGATGCTCTGCACCTATTGCCGGGCCACGGCACCCCTGACGGGCTACTGGCGTGAGGCGGACAATCCCGTGGTGCGCAAATGCTGGGGCATGGTTCCCGTCGTGCAGGCTTCGGGCTTTCTCTTCTTCGTTCACGGCAGCGGCTGGCGGCAGTTGATCCACGGATTCAAGTACCGGGGTTCGTGGCGCACGGCGCGGGAGATGGGCGAATGGTACGGGCGCTATCTCTCCGAGAGCGGGCTTTATGCCGATGTGGAGTGTGTGGTCCCGCTTCCGCTGCATCCGTTCAAGCGGTGCCGGAGGGGTTACAACCAGTCGGAGTACATTGCCGAAGGGATTGCGGCCCAACTGGGCGTACCGGTCGAGCGGCGGAGCGTCTATCGGCGGCGCAACACGGCGAGCCAGGCCCGGAAATCGCACCGCGAACGGGCCGGGAATGTCGAAGGGGCCTTTGCGGTTCGGCATCCCGAACGGCTGGCGGGGCGTCACCTGCTGCTGGTCGACGACGTGATGACTACCGGCGCGACGCTGCTGTCGTGTGCCGACGAGATTCTGCGGTCGGTCCCCGACTGCAGGATCAGTCTGGCGGCGCTGGCGGTCTCGCAGCGTGAGCTGGGTGTAAAGCATTGA
- a CDS encoding TIGR01212 family radical SAM protein (This family includes YhcC from E. coli K-12, an uncharacterized radical SAM protein.) — protein sequence MAYPWGDERRFNSYAGYFRRLFGDRVQKLSVDAGFTCPNRDGTVGRGGCTFCINGAFTPSYCTPAKSITQQIDEGIEFHRNRYRTARHYLVYFQSYSNTYAPLERLKAVYGEALRHPDVVGIVVGTRPDCVDEETLDYLARLARDRYVAVEYGIESTRDATLRAVNRGHDFAAAEQAVRMTAERGLAVGGHFILGLPGETDAMLLGQTARINALPLTTVKFHQLQVFRGTAMAAEYDAHPDRFRFWTLDEYLDLFVEILRRLRPDLVVERFASEAPPRYHYGRNWGLVRNEQLLSMLEKRLERRNAYQGEIFTTFVDG from the coding sequence ATGGCCTATCCGTGGGGCGACGAACGGCGGTTCAACTCCTATGCGGGTTACTTCCGCCGGCTGTTCGGGGATCGGGTGCAGAAGCTCTCGGTGGATGCGGGCTTCACCTGCCCGAACCGCGACGGAACGGTCGGGCGGGGCGGGTGTACGTTCTGCATCAACGGAGCCTTCACGCCGTCGTACTGTACCCCGGCGAAGAGCATCACGCAGCAGATCGACGAGGGAATCGAGTTCCACCGCAACCGCTACCGCACGGCGCGGCACTACCTGGTCTACTTCCAGTCCTATTCGAACACCTACGCACCGCTGGAACGCCTGAAAGCGGTCTACGGCGAAGCGCTGCGGCATCCGGATGTCGTGGGGATCGTCGTCGGCACACGCCCGGACTGCGTCGACGAAGAGACGCTCGACTACCTGGCCAGGTTGGCGCGTGACCGCTATGTGGCCGTGGAGTACGGCATCGAGTCGACCCGGGACGCGACGCTGCGGGCCGTGAACCGGGGCCATGACTTCGCTGCGGCGGAGCAGGCCGTGCGGATGACTGCCGAGCGGGGCCTTGCCGTGGGCGGGCACTTCATCCTCGGGCTTCCGGGCGAGACGGACGCGATGCTGCTCGGTCAGACGGCGCGGATCAACGCCCTGCCGCTCACGACCGTGAAGTTCCACCAGCTGCAGGTCTTCCGCGGGACGGCGATGGCCGCGGAGTACGACGCGCACCCGGATCGTTTCCGTTTCTGGACACTCGACGAGTACCTCGACCTCTTCGTGGAAATCCTGCGGCGCCTGCGTCCGGATCTGGTGGTCGAACGCTTCGCCTCGGAGGCTCCGCCGCGCTACCATTACGGCCGCAACTGGGGCCTGGTGCGCAACGAACAGCTGCTGTCGATGCTGGAAAAAAGATTGGAGCGGCGGAATGCGTATCAAGGCGAAATTTTTACTACATTTGTAGACGGATAA
- a CDS encoding RNA pseudouridine synthase, whose product MFTPDDILYEDNHLLVVNKHVGDLVQPDPSGESALEDQIKAFIKVRDAKPGDVFLGVVHRIDRPVSGAVLFAKTSKALTRLNGMLREGRIHKVYWALTEATPDPERGELRHYILRDGRTNRSRACDAPKGDAKEARLRYETRGRGKNYTLVEVELLTGRHHQIRAQLSKIGCPIRGDLKYGARRSQPGGGISLHSRRVEFDHPVRHEPVSVTAPVPSDDNLWAVFENL is encoded by the coding sequence ATGTTCACTCCGGACGATATCCTCTACGAGGACAACCATCTGCTCGTCGTGAACAAGCATGTCGGGGACCTTGTGCAGCCGGATCCTTCGGGCGAGAGCGCCTTGGAGGATCAGATCAAGGCCTTCATCAAGGTGCGGGACGCCAAACCCGGAGATGTTTTCCTCGGTGTGGTGCACCGCATCGACCGCCCGGTGAGCGGTGCGGTGCTCTTCGCCAAGACCTCGAAGGCGCTGACGCGGCTGAACGGGATGCTGCGCGAGGGGCGGATCCACAAGGTCTACTGGGCACTGACCGAGGCGACCCCCGACCCCGAGCGGGGCGAACTGCGGCACTACATCCTGCGCGACGGCCGCACGAACCGCTCGCGGGCCTGTGATGCCCCGAAGGGGGATGCCAAGGAGGCGCGGCTGCGCTATGAGACGCGGGGCCGTGGAAAGAACTATACGCTTGTGGAGGTCGAGTTGCTGACGGGACGCCACCACCAGATCCGGGCGCAACTGTCGAAAATCGGCTGCCCGATCCGCGGGGACCTGAAGTACGGGGCGCGGCGTTCGCAACCCGGGGGCGGGATCTCGCTCCATTCGCGGCGTGTGGAGTTCGACCATCCGGTTCGCCACGAACCGGTCTCGGTCACGGCTCCGGTTCCGTCGGACGACAATCTGTGGGCCGTTTTTGAAAATCTGTAG
- the priA gene encoding primosomal protein N', which yields MPRYADIVLPLAQPAYTFAVPEGMPVTEGQAVAVQFGPRKFYTGIVWRLHDRRPDFPRIKSIQRILYDSPLLSAAQRSLWEWMASYYLCSAGEVMRVALPRLMKPSGDTEEAFSEEEFRPRKECYVSLARELWDETAFHETCERLERRAPKQYEALLEIAAAGDGERIATGEIARRLLRADYGVLRTLERKGLIVTTEHERTVEYGGSAFRLPELTPHQRAALDALREQFVAGKSTALLQGITGSGKTEIYIHLIAETLSRGGDVLLLVPEIALTAQLIERMERIFGSRVTSYHSKLTNRRRTETYLRLSRSSGGEFVVGVRSSIFLPLKHLQLVVVDEEHDASYKQTDPAPRYNARDCAVVLARLTGGRTLLGSATPSLETWSNAASGKYGRAELTERYGAARPPRIYLSDTLRAARRGERHAHFNKLLLDKIGETLDRDGQVMLFQNRRGFSPYVECTECGWTARCPNCNVTLTYHKGGRKLVCHYCGHTEDVPVKCPSCRVTDVVPMGFGTEKIEEEIARIFPGARVARLDRDSVTSETAFNAIVADFAAHRTDILVGTQMITKGFDFAGVSLVGILNADNLLHNPDFRAAERAFQLMMQVAGRAGRRDDGGEVVIQTGEPGNPVLRQVVEGDYEGMARQQLAERRAFFYPPYARLTSLMLRHRDPTTLRNGITALAVRLRERFGRRVLGPMTPPVDRIRGEYLAGLLLKIESGASSARARELLVSELKRFSENPAWKAITVVVDVDPQ from the coding sequence ATGCCTCGCTATGCCGACATAGTCCTGCCGCTGGCGCAGCCGGCCTATACGTTTGCGGTCCCCGAGGGGATGCCGGTGACGGAGGGTCAGGCCGTCGCGGTTCAGTTCGGGCCGCGCAAGTTCTATACGGGGATCGTGTGGCGGCTGCATGACCGGCGCCCCGACTTCCCGCGGATCAAATCCATACAACGTATTCTTTACGATTCTCCTTTGCTCTCGGCGGCGCAGCGGTCGCTGTGGGAGTGGATGGCGTCGTATTACCTGTGCAGTGCCGGGGAGGTGATGCGTGTGGCGCTGCCTCGGCTGATGAAACCCTCGGGCGATACGGAGGAGGCTTTTTCGGAGGAGGAGTTCCGGCCCCGGAAGGAGTGCTATGTTTCGCTGGCGCGGGAACTGTGGGACGAGACGGCGTTCCACGAGACGTGCGAACGCCTCGAACGCCGGGCCCCGAAACAGTACGAGGCATTGCTGGAGATCGCCGCGGCGGGTGACGGGGAGCGCATTGCGACGGGTGAGATTGCCCGTCGCCTGCTGCGGGCCGACTACGGGGTGCTGCGGACGCTGGAGCGCAAGGGGCTGATCGTGACGACGGAGCACGAACGCACGGTCGAATACGGCGGTTCGGCCTTCCGCCTGCCGGAGCTGACGCCCCACCAGCGGGCGGCGCTCGACGCCTTGCGGGAGCAGTTTGTGGCGGGAAAGAGCACGGCGCTGCTGCAGGGCATCACGGGTTCGGGGAAGACCGAAATCTATATCCATCTGATTGCGGAGACCTTGTCGCGGGGCGGCGACGTGCTGCTGCTGGTCCCGGAGATCGCGTTGACGGCCCAGCTGATCGAGCGTATGGAGCGGATCTTCGGGAGCCGGGTGACGTCCTACCATTCGAAACTCACGAATCGCCGCCGCACGGAGACCTATCTTCGGCTGAGCCGCTCTTCGGGGGGTGAATTCGTCGTGGGGGTCCGGTCGTCGATCTTCCTGCCGCTGAAGCACCTGCAGCTGGTGGTGGTCGACGAGGAGCACGATGCGAGCTACAAGCAGACGGATCCGGCTCCGCGCTACAATGCCCGGGACTGCGCCGTGGTGCTGGCGCGCCTGACCGGGGGCCGCACGCTGCTCGGGAGCGCCACGCCGTCGCTGGAGACGTGGTCGAACGCCGCCTCGGGGAAGTACGGGCGTGCGGAGCTGACCGAACGCTACGGTGCGGCGCGCCCGCCGCGGATCTACCTGTCGGATACGCTGCGTGCGGCCCGCCGGGGCGAACGCCACGCGCACTTCAACAAGTTGCTGCTGGACAAGATCGGGGAGACACTCGACCGGGACGGGCAGGTGATGCTGTTCCAGAACAGGCGGGGTTTTTCTCCCTATGTCGAGTGTACGGAATGCGGGTGGACGGCGCGGTGCCCGAACTGCAACGTAACGCTGACCTACCACAAGGGCGGCCGGAAGCTCGTCTGCCACTACTGCGGCCATACGGAGGATGTTCCGGTGAAATGCCCGTCGTGCCGCGTGACGGATGTGGTTCCGATGGGTTTCGGCACGGAGAAGATCGAGGAGGAGATTGCGCGAATCTTTCCCGGGGCGCGGGTTGCGCGGCTGGACCGGGACAGCGTCACGTCGGAGACGGCCTTCAACGCCATCGTAGCCGACTTTGCGGCGCACCGTACCGACATCCTTGTGGGTACGCAGATGATTACCAAGGGTTTCGACTTTGCGGGGGTCTCGCTCGTGGGGATCCTCAATGCGGACAACCTGCTGCATAATCCCGATTTCCGGGCTGCGGAACGGGCCTTCCAGCTGATGATGCAGGTGGCGGGGCGTGCCGGTCGGCGGGATGACGGGGGCGAGGTGGTGATCCAGACCGGCGAGCCGGGCAATCCGGTGCTCCGTCAGGTCGTGGAGGGCGACTACGAAGGGATGGCGCGTCAGCAGCTTGCCGAGCGTAGGGCCTTCTTCTACCCGCCTTACGCGCGTTTGACGTCGCTGATGCTGCGCCACCGCGATCCGACGACGCTGCGCAACGGCATCACGGCGCTGGCTGTGCGGCTGCGGGAGCGTTTCGGGCGGCGCGTGCTGGGCCCGATGACGCCCCCCGTGGACCGCATCCGGGGCGAATACCTGGCGGGCCTGCTGCTGAAGATCGAGAGCGGGGCTTCGTCGGCCCGGGCCCGCGAGCTGCTCGTGTCCGAGTTGAAACGCTTTTCCGAAAATCCGGCCTGGAAGGCCATAACCGTCGTCGTGGATGTCGATCCTCAGTGA
- a CDS encoding DNA/RNA non-specific endonuclease, giving the protein MKTKTIAWMAGCLVACLVACGGDDSKGIDPGSGPGSGSDQPPVFERYDLSVHTGWAELPAVDNDSEDLYYAAHFCSGLPGGRNYSICYSAGNRITFWSAFPLHECYKGDQSRSDAWDYDPELPQSIQPALTKGSYQPQPGYSKGHLLASSDRTVSYAANAQTFYVTNVAPQWQNSFNSGVWSSLEEDCWKNICADTLYVVSGVYGVHATNEVTDKSGRKCTVPSHFFRVLLRSKAGNTGRKVQDLSADELQCVGFWFENRAYPSGKPSQNMTSVAEIEEKTGMTFFVHVPHAPKEIFDKTAWEFR; this is encoded by the coding sequence ATGAAGACGAAGACGATCGCATGGATGGCAGGGTGCCTTGTCGCCTGTCTGGTCGCCTGCGGAGGTGACGATTCAAAAGGTATTGACCCGGGATCCGGGCCGGGTTCGGGGTCGGATCAGCCGCCCGTTTTTGAACGTTACGACCTGTCGGTCCATACGGGCTGGGCGGAGTTGCCGGCGGTGGACAACGACTCGGAGGACCTCTATTATGCGGCGCACTTCTGCTCGGGGCTTCCCGGGGGCCGGAACTACTCGATCTGTTACAGTGCGGGGAACCGGATCACTTTTTGGTCAGCCTTCCCGCTTCACGAATGCTACAAGGGCGACCAGAGCCGGTCGGATGCCTGGGACTACGATCCGGAACTGCCGCAGTCGATCCAGCCGGCCCTGACCAAGGGCTCGTACCAGCCGCAACCGGGCTATTCGAAGGGTCACCTGCTGGCGTCGAGCGACCGCACGGTGAGTTATGCGGCGAATGCCCAGACCTTTTACGTGACGAATGTAGCGCCTCAGTGGCAGAACAGTTTCAACAGCGGGGTGTGGTCGTCGCTTGAGGAAGATTGCTGGAAGAATATCTGCGCCGATACGCTTTATGTGGTTTCCGGGGTATATGGCGTACATGCCACGAATGAAGTGACCGATAAGAGCGGCCGGAAATGCACGGTCCCGAGCCACTTTTTCCGGGTGCTGCTGCGCTCGAAGGCGGGCAATACGGGCAGGAAGGTGCAGGATCTTTCGGCCGACGAACTGCAGTGTGTGGGTTTCTGGTTCGAGAACCGGGCCTATCCGAGCGGGAAGCCTTCGCAGAACATGACCTCGGTGGCGGAGATCGAGGAGAAGACCGGGATGACCTTCTTCGTGCATGTGCCGCATGCCCCGAAGGAGATTTTTGATAAAACGGCGTGGGAATTTCGATAA
- a CDS encoding DNA/RNA non-specific endonuclease, with protein MKRIFTLLMVGLTAFFVSCDSGDSDTGGSEWFSTPESTVVGTTVELRCATKFGPGVLTGSNAGFLYAVVSDEGMGAFETVPASSVDGSTLSATLSGLQEETFYVVYAYADLGTGRMQSAGSAFRTEQSATLPDPDPERPTFGTPSALNVTASAATLSCGFTFERPTSEYTLRFEYRKSSEQSYTQKSVASGSGTKTVTLTGLSASTTYEFRLCAEWEGESYASATERFTTSVSQGGGDPTGGLTKYPGWAELPVEVNKPGDYYYAYHMRADAGKIRNFSVCYSKEYECPVWVAAPMHSSYKGKSGRNDAYKQDPVLAGLGCSQIEKRTGYTRGHLLGSSDRTVSVATNQQVFYLSNIAPQLQSGFNEGQGVWNNLEEYVDGLWCADTLYQVVGCYWENTNTKASGTVIPTHYYKALLRTKKGNTGKWVVNCSRDELECVAFIVRHNSSQKYTDPNESMMISIEKLEEMTGFTFFANVPNAPKDTYNPSDWGL; from the coding sequence ATGAAGCGAATTTTTACCCTTTTGATGGTCGGTTTGACGGCCTTTTTCGTGTCGTGTGATTCCGGGGATTCGGATACGGGAGGCAGTGAATGGTTCTCGACGCCGGAGAGCACGGTGGTGGGTACGACGGTTGAGTTGCGTTGTGCCACGAAGTTCGGCCCGGGCGTATTGACCGGTTCGAATGCGGGTTTTCTCTATGCTGTGGTGAGCGACGAAGGCATGGGAGCCTTCGAGACGGTTCCGGCGAGTTCGGTCGACGGTTCGACGTTGAGCGCGACGCTGAGCGGACTGCAGGAGGAGACCTTTTACGTGGTTTATGCCTATGCGGATCTGGGAACGGGCCGGATGCAGAGTGCCGGGAGTGCGTTCCGGACGGAGCAGAGCGCAACGCTCCCGGATCCCGATCCGGAGCGCCCGACCTTCGGAACCCCTTCGGCCTTGAACGTCACGGCGTCGGCGGCGACATTGAGCTGCGGCTTCACGTTCGAGCGGCCGACCTCGGAGTATACGCTCCGGTTCGAGTACCGGAAGAGTTCGGAGCAAAGTTATACGCAGAAATCCGTGGCTTCGGGTTCGGGGACCAAGACCGTGACGCTGACGGGTCTGAGTGCTTCGACGACGTATGAATTCCGGCTTTGTGCGGAGTGGGAAGGCGAGAGCTATGCGAGTGCGACGGAACGCTTCACGACCTCGGTCTCGCAGGGCGGCGGCGATCCAACGGGCGGTCTGACGAAGTATCCGGGCTGGGCGGAACTGCCGGTGGAGGTGAATAAGCCGGGCGATTATTACTATGCCTACCATATGCGGGCGGATGCTGGAAAGATTCGTAATTTTTCCGTATGTTACAGCAAAGAATATGAGTGCCCGGTTTGGGTTGCAGCTCCGATGCACAGCAGTTACAAAGGTAAATCCGGACGCAATGATGCCTATAAGCAGGACCCGGTTCTTGCGGGTCTTGGTTGCAGTCAGATTGAAAAACGAACCGGTTATACCCGGGGGCATTTACTTGGATCGAGTGACCGAACAGTGAGCGTCGCCACAAACCAACAGGTGTTTTATCTCTCGAATATCGCACCTCAACTTCAATCGGGCTTCAATGAGGGTCAGGGGGTTTGGAACAATTTGGAAGAATATGTGGATGGCCTGTGGTGTGCAGATACACTTTATCAGGTCGTGGGGTGTTATTGGGAGAATACGAATACGAAAGCGAGTGGAACGGTTATTCCGACCCATTATTATAAGGCATTGTTGCGTACGAAGAAAGGGAATACGGGAAAATGGGTTGTTAACTGTTCACGGGACGAGTTGGAATGTGTGGCCTTTATCGTTCGTCATAACAGCAGCCAGAAATATACCGATCCGAATGAGTCAATGATGATTTCGATTGAGAAATTGGAGGAGATGACGGGCTTTACCTTCTTTGCGAACGTTCCGAACGCCCCGAAGGATACCTACAACCCCTCGGACTGGGGTCTGTAA